A single genomic interval of Peromyscus leucopus breed LL Stock chromosome 7, UCI_PerLeu_2.1, whole genome shotgun sequence harbors:
- the Apoa4 gene encoding apolipoprotein A-IV, whose protein sequence is MFLKAVVLTLALVAITGTRAEVNADQVATVMWDYFTQLSNNAKEAVEQLQKSDITQQLNTLFQDKLGDVNTYADDLQQKLVPFAVELNERLVKDTAKAKEEFRKELEDLRARFMPHANAVGQTIGENVQKLQEHLRPYTEGLKTQVSTQAQELKQQLTPYMQRVQTTLQENVDNLQASMVPLANEFKEKFDRNVEELKGRLNPRASELKATIDRSLEELRGSLAPLAEGMQEKLNHQLEGLAFQMKKNAEELQTKVSANVDQLQKKLAPLVEDVQSKLKGNTEGLQKSLEDLNSQLDQQVEAFQRTVEPLGEMFNKALVQQMEQFRQQLGSSSGDVQGHLSFLEKNLREKVSSFMGTLGKKGSPDQPLALPVPEQVPEQVPEQTQPNPLES, encoded by the exons ATGTTCCTGAAGGCTGTGGTGCTGACCCTGGCCCTGGTGGCTATCACCG GCACCCGGGCTGAGGTCAATGCGGACCAGGTGGCCACTGTGATGTGGGACTACTTCACTCAGCTAAGCAACAACGCCAAAGAGGCTGTGGAACAACTCCAGAAGTCGGACATCACCCAGCAGCTCAA TACCCTCTTCCAGGACAAACTTGGGGACGTGAACACATATGCAGATGACCTGCAGCAGAAGCTGGTGCCCTTTGCCGTAGAGCTGAATGAGCGCctggtcaaggacacagcaaaGGCAAAGGAGGAGTTTCGAAAGGAGCTCGAGGACCTACGTGCCCGCTTCATGCCCCATGCCAACGCCGTGGGCCAGACGATCGGGGAGAACGTGCAGAAGTTGCAGGAGCACCTGAGACCCTATACGGAGGGGCTGAAAACCCAGGTCAGCACACAGGCACAGGAGCTGAAGCAACAACTGACCCCCTACATGCAGCGCGTGCAGACCACACTGCAGGAGAATGTGGACAACCTGCAGGCCTCAATGGTGCCCTTAGCCAACGAGTTCAAGGAGAAGTTTGACCGGAACGTGGAAGAGCTCAAGGGGCGCCTAAACCCCCGCGCCAGTGAGCTGAAGGCCACGATTGACAGGAGCCTGGAAGAGCTGCGCGGCAGCCTGGCCCCCCTCGCCGAGGGCATGCAGGAGAAACTCAACCACCAGCTCGAGGGCCTGGCCTTCCAGATGAAGAAGAACGCCGAGGAGCTCCAGACCAAGGTCTCCGCCAACGTCGACCAGCTGCAGAAGAAACTGGCCCCGCTGGTGGAAGATGTGCAGAGCAAGCTGAAGGGCAACACCGAGGGCCTGCAGAAGTCGCTGGAAGACCTGAACAGCCAGCTGGACCAGCAGGTGGAGGCGTTCCAGCGCACCGTGGAGCCCTTGGGGGAGATGTTCAACAAGGCTCTGGTTCAGCAGATGGAGCAGTTCAGGCAGCAGTTGGGTTCCAGTTCGGGGGACGTGCAAGGCCACTTGAGCTTCCTGGAGAAGAACCTGAGGGAAAAGGTCAGCTCCTTTATGGGCACCCTGGGGAAGAAGGGGAGCCCAGACCAGCCCCTGGCCCTCCCTGTCCCCGAGCAGGTCCCGGAGCAGGTCCCGGAGCAGACGCAACCCAACCCCCTGGAGAGCTGA